Within Desulfocurvus vexinensis DSM 17965, the genomic segment GTCTTGGCGTCCATGTGCTACCCCAGGTATTTGTCCAGTTCGTCCTTCTTGAAGCCGATGACCACGCAATTGTCGTCGATGACCACGGTGGGGAAGGAGGTGGCGGGGTTGAAGCGGCGCACCTCCTCGACCATGGCCTTGCGCTCGTCGCCGGTCAGCTCGTCCACGTGGACGCATTCGTATGCGACACCCATGTCGTCCAGGTATTTCTTGGCGTGCTTGCAGTGGATGCAGGTGGACAAGGCGTAGACCTTGACTTTCTTCTGGCTCATGCCGGGGTTCCTCCGGGGCTGGGGTTGGGCC encodes:
- a CDS encoding glutaredoxin family protein → MSQKKVKVYALSTCIHCKHAKKYLDDMGVAYECVHVDELTGDERKAMVEEVRRFNPATSFPTVVIDDNCVVIGFKKDELDKYLG